The following coding sequences are from one Leptospira mayottensis 200901116 window:
- a CDS encoding DUF3995 domain-containing protein, with protein sequence MLFTQIASWTSSLILLVLSGIHFYWVVKEKIGINNRVIPEIQGKPAFQPGRFATTIVGILLLLAALCPIGLRIQVPFGISRYVFQYGTYFLSAAFLLRAIGDFRLLGFFKKIRGTKFAKNDTAYYSPLCLLLSVLLFVSTL encoded by the coding sequence ATGCTTTTCACTCAAATCGCATCCTGGACTTCTAGTTTGATTTTACTGGTCCTTTCCGGAATTCATTTTTATTGGGTAGTAAAGGAAAAAATTGGAATCAATAATCGGGTTATTCCGGAAATACAAGGTAAACCGGCATTTCAACCCGGAAGGTTTGCCACCACGATAGTAGGCATCCTTTTGTTATTAGCGGCCTTATGCCCGATCGGTCTCAGAATACAGGTTCCGTTTGGAATTTCCCGATACGTTTTTCAATACGGAACGTATTTTTTATCCGCGGCGTTTTTACTCAGAGCAATCGGAGATTTTCGACTCCTCGGCTTTTTCAAAAAGATTCGAGGTACGAAATTCGCGAAAAACGACACTGCGTATTACTCTCCTCTTTGCCTCCTACTTTCCGTCCTTTTGTTCGTTTCCACACTCTAA
- a CDS encoding MarR family winged helix-turn-helix transcriptional regulator, protein MSPRLIIYMISRIRDEFHRHLNLELKEKGLSPLTTTHADILFALVKKKKAQMQEIAKMINRDKSTLTALVDKLEVLGFVSRTKDSEDQRIVHLELTPKASSIRPVLLGISRSLVNNLYRGFTEDEKKELVRLLMKLYQNQNPESATAIELLQ, encoded by the coding sequence ATGAGTCCTAGACTGATCATCTACATGATCTCGAGAATTCGAGACGAATTTCACAGACATCTAAACCTAGAGTTGAAAGAAAAGGGATTAAGTCCGTTAACAACCACTCATGCGGATATCTTGTTTGCGCTTGTAAAAAAGAAAAAAGCGCAGATGCAAGAAATTGCCAAGATGATTAATCGAGACAAATCCACATTAACCGCTCTTGTCGATAAACTGGAAGTGTTGGGATTTGTGTCGAGAACAAAAGATTCGGAAGATCAGAGAATCGTTCATTTAGAACTTACTCCCAAGGCATCTTCCATTCGACCAGTGTTACTCGGAATTTCCAGATCGCTCGTGAACAATTTATATCGAGGCTTTACCGAAGATGAAAAAAAAGAATTGGTTCGTCTGCTAATGAAGTTGTATCAAAATCAAAATCCCGAATCTGCCACAGCGATAGAGCTGCTTCAGTAA
- a CDS encoding MaoC family dehydratase has product MAKVVLSSFAELEAYTGKEIGVSDYHTVTQEQVNKFADATLDHQWIHTDPNRAAKESPFGGTIAHGYLTLSMAPYLLSQILELKNIKMGINYGMEKLRFLEPVKVGSKLRIRAELVELKDLRGTARMTLKMTFETEGSAKAAAVGEVIYLYQFA; this is encoded by the coding sequence ATGGCTAAGGTAGTATTGTCCAGTTTTGCCGAACTAGAGGCCTATACCGGAAAAGAAATCGGGGTATCCGATTATCACACAGTAACTCAGGAACAGGTCAACAAATTCGCTGACGCAACCCTGGATCATCAGTGGATCCACACGGACCCAAATCGAGCAGCAAAAGAGTCCCCCTTCGGAGGAACGATCGCACACGGTTATCTTACCTTATCCATGGCGCCCTATCTCTTATCACAAATATTAGAATTAAAGAATATTAAGATGGGAATTAATTATGGGATGGAAAAACTTCGATTTTTAGAGCCAGTAAAAGTAGGAAGCAAATTGAGGATTAGAGCGGAGTTGGTAGAGCTGAAAGACCTAAGAGGCACAGCGAGAATGACTCTGAAAATGACTTTTGAAACCGAAGGATCCGCAAAAGCGGCTGCGGTAGGAGAAGTTATTTATCTATATCAATTTGCCTGA